The following are encoded together in the Humulus lupulus chromosome 5, drHumLupu1.1, whole genome shotgun sequence genome:
- the LOC133834481 gene encoding PP2A regulatory subunit TAP46, producing the protein MVECKMEEMPLSALFEQARKIHLLATESGEADQEVVRKGCEALRKCEDMVCKLGLFSTNETKEDISTNNLKYILVPFYLGELTERVEEDDRTQILKASQAKLKEFITFCETMELLPQEELEASTQRNSDSHVDRRARKIARFKRQKAAESKLLEIKERKERRGRSSRAAALSTPVEAGEEDVLDDDGEEEREAWFTTISLAICKALDLLEMLKKEEEMLSAMKEKQEKEGDIQFFRDLLDDRTRRAESWHRDASVRAQYTKPAPPITCATFAQDVLEGRAKVSQAHEHKHQPMIFGPQSVISGGFSSERERMAAQVFQPGFRMPTMSIEEAGLKEMEMMNNWQERNAKLMEEANSSWYKDNKITGPRKDDEDEDEDIDAAQDKARAWDDWKDDNPRGAGNKKLTPCG; encoded by the exons ATGGTTGAGTGCAAAATGGAGGAAATGCCTCTCTCCGCTCTCTTCGAACAAGCTCGTAAAATCCATCTATTGGCTACGGAGTCCGGCGAAGCTGATCAG GAGGTGGTGAGGAAGGGTTGTGAGGCTCTTCGAAAGTGCGAAGATATGGTATGTAAGCTTGGGTTGTTCTCGACTAACGAGACCAAGGAGGATATCAGCACCAATAATCTCAAATACATTCTG GTGCCATTTTATCTCGGGGAATTGACTGAAAGGGTCGAGGAAGATGACAGGACACAGATTCTAAAGGCTTCCCAAGCAAAGTTAAAG GAATTCATTACATTTTGTGAGACAATGGAACTTTTACCACAAGAAGAGTTAGAGGCATCTACACAGAGAAACTCAGATTCACATGTTGATCGAAGGGCCAGAAAG ATTGCTCGCTTTAAACGTCAAAAAGCTGCTGAATCAAAGTTGTTGGAAATTAAGGAGCGGAAAGAACGACGTGGACGCTCTAGTAGAGCAGCTGCCCTTTCCACTCCTGTTGAGGCTGGCGAGGAAGATGTGCTGGATGATGATGGAGAAGAAGAACGGGAG GCCTGGTTTACTACCATCTCTTTGGCTATCTGTAAG GCTTTGGATTTGTTGGAAATGctaaagaaagaggaagagatgCTATCAGCAATGAAGGAAAAACAAGAAAAG GAGGGTGACATACAGTTTTTTCGGGATCTTCTTGATGATCGAACCAGAAGAGCTGAATCCTGGCATCGTGATGCTTCAGTTCGAGCACAGTACACTAAACCAGCACCACCTATCACATGTGCTACCTTTGCACAAGATGTTCTAGAAGGTAGAGCAAAGGTCTCACAAGCACATGAGCATAAACACCAGCCAATGATATTTGGACCACAGAGTGTTATTAGTGGAGGCTTTTCAAGTGAAAGAGAAAGGATGGCAGCGCAGGTTTTCCAACCGGGATTCAG GATGCCAACCATGAGCATAGAAGAAGCTGGTTTGAAGGAGATGGAGATGATGAACAATTGGCAGGAGAGGAATGCTAAACTCATGGAAGAAGCCAATTCTTCATGGTACAAGGACAATAAGATAACTGGTCCAAGgaaagatgatgaagatgaagacGAAGATATTGATGCCGCCCAAGATAAAGCAAGGGCATGGGATGACTGGAAAGATGATAACCCCCGGGGTGCAGGCAACAAGAAGCTCACTCCATGCGGGTAA
- the LOC133834482 gene encoding soluble starch synthase 1, chloroplastic/amyloplastic-like yields MESLRVLGGIHIPCNSFSNSVTSKLDNGRVGRLVGVTRRRSNNNGGLCLRLSGSVLGGSDEGRLGFGASGTSRDHRDGDGGRTRRIDREKGLILGAERDDSGSVVGFKLIPPSGEIDVKDSLLNTIADEVKETEDIDGVEKPHTKTTYNLVFVTAEAAPYSKTGGLGDVCGSLPIVLASRGHRVMVVSPRYQNGTAADKNFAGAVDTGSRASVFCFEGAQEVGFFHEYKEGVDWVFVDHPAYHRPGNPYGDIYGAFGDNQFRFTLLCHAACEAPLVIPLGGFTYGEKCIFLVNDWHAGLVPVLLAAKYRPYGVYKDARSILVIHNLSHQGVEPAITYKNLGLPAEWYGALGWVFPEWARTHALDTGEAVNILKGAVVTSDRILTVSKGYAWEITTAEGGYGLQDLLSSRQSVLNGITNGIDDVDWNPSSDRHIPNHYSAEDLSGKAQCKVALQKELGLPVRPDCPLIGFIGRLDYQKGIDVIQQAIPELMQDDVQFIMLGSGDPRYEEWMRAAESTYEDKFRGWVGFNVPISHRITAGCDILLMPSRFEPCGLNQLYAMRYGTIPVVHGTGGLRDTVETFNPYTQEGGEGTGWSFSPLAKDEMLEALRTAIRTYREHKSSWDGLIERGMQKDFTWETAAEEYEQVFEWASVDPPYVS; encoded by the exons ATGGAGTCTCTCCGAGTACTGGGTGGCATCCACATCCCATGCAACTCGTTTTCAAACTCAGTAACATCTAAGCTCGATAATGGGAGAGTAGGTAGGCTAGTGGGTGTTACAAGGAGGAGGAGCAATAACAATGGTGGGTTGTGTTTGAGGCTTAGTGGGTCGGTTTTAGGTGGAAGCGATGAAGGTAGATTGGGTTTTGGAGCTTCTGGCACTTCACGAGATCATCGCGATGGTGATGGTGGTCGGACTCGGAGGATTGATCGTGAAAAGGGTCTCATTTTGGGGGCCGAGAGAGATGATTCTGGCTCTGTTGTTGGCTTTAAATTGATCCCTCCATCTG GTGAGATTGATGTCAAGGACTCCCTTTTAAATACAATTGCTGATGAAGTAAAAGAAACTGAGGACATTGATGGAGTGGAGAAACCACATACCAAAACAACCTACAATCTTGTCTTTGTTACTGCTGAAGCAGCCCCTTATTCAAAGACTGGGGGATTAGGAGATGTTTGTGGTTCTTTGCCTATTGTACTTGCTTCCCGTGGCCATCGTGTCATGGTTGTCTCTCCTAGATATCAAAATGGTACTGCTGCAGACAAGAACTTTGCTGGTGCTGTCGATACTGGTTCTCGCGCCAGCGTATTCTGCTTTGAAGGAGCACAAGAGGTTGGCTTCTTCCATGAGTACAAGGAAGGTGTTGACTGG GTGTTTGTGGATCATCCAGCATACCATAGACCTGGAAATCCTTATGGAGATATTTATGGTGCTTTCGGTGATAACCAG TTTCGGTTCACTTTACTTTGCCATGCAGCATGTGAAGCTCCTTTGGTGATTCCATTGGGAGGTTTCACCTACGGGGAGAAATGTATTTTTCTCGTCAATGACTGGCATGCAGGACTTGTTCCAGT GCTATTGGCAGCGAAATATAGACCATATGGAGTTTACAAGGATGCTCGGAGTATTCTTGTAATTCATAACCTGTCACATCAG GGAGTGGAACCTGCAATAACATACAAGAATTTGGGACTTCCTGCGGAGTGGTATGGGGCATTGGGATGGGTGTTTCCAGAATGGGCAAGGACCCATGCTCTCGACACTGGTGAAGCGGTCAACATTCTGAAGGGTGCAGTTGTGACATCTGATAGGATACTGACAGTTAGCAAG GGATATGCTTGGGAGATCACTACTGCTGAAGGTGGCTATGGTCTACAGGATCTGTTAAGCAGCCGACAGAGTGTCCTTAACG GTATCACAAATGGAATTGATGATGTTGATTGGAACCCATCTTCAGATCGCCACATCCCAAACCATTATTCTGCTGAGGATCTTTCTGGCAAG GCCCAATGCAAGGTAGCTTTGCAGAAAGAATTAGGTCTTCCTGTTAGGCCTGATTGTCCACTG ATTGGATTCATTGGGAGATTGGATTACCAGAAAGGTATAGACGTGATTCAGCAGGCTATTCCAGAGCTTATGCAGGATGATGTACAATTC ATTATGCTGGGTTCTGGAGATCCTCGGTATGAAGAATGGATGAGGGCGGCGGAATCAACTTATGAAGACAAATTTCGGGGTTGGGTTGGATTTAATGTCCCAATTTCACATAGGATAACAGCAGG CTGTGACATACTGCTGATGCCTTCAAGATTTGAGCCCTGTGGCTTGAATCAATTGTATGCAATGAGATATGGAACTATCCCTGTGGTTCATGGCACTGGAGGGCTTAGA GATACTGTTGAGACTTTCAATCCATATACTCAGGAAGGCGGAGAAGGCACAGG GTGGTCTTTTTCTCCACTAGCCAAAGATGAAATGTTGGag GCATTAAGAACAGCTATTCGGACTTACAGAGAACACAAGTCTTCTTGGGATGGATTGATAGAAAGAGGTATGCAGAAGGACTTCACATGGGAAACTGCTGCAGAAGAATACGAGCAGGTCTTTGAATGGGCCTCTGTTGATCCACCTTATGTCAGTTGA